From a region of the Sminthopsis crassicaudata isolate SCR6 chromosome 6, ASM4859323v1, whole genome shotgun sequence genome:
- the CCDC85B gene encoding coiled-coil domain-containing protein 85B, with translation MEGGEAAGGPGRPLSDAELAALAKEELVRRLRQEEAEKLAALVQRGRLMQEVNRQLQGHLGEIRELKQVNRRLQDENRELRDLCCFLDHERQKGRRVAREWQLFGAHASRAVRDELAGCWQKLAQLEGRQDELLRENLALKELCLALEEEWGPRPGPGAGAASAAAAATGGGGGGGGAGAGGGGGAAEAGPEPPGGPGGAGPDCPGGPGPELGLLPCGARDVGDGSSSTGSVGSPDQLHLACSPDD, from the coding sequence ATGGAGGGCGGCGAGGCGGCGGGCGGCCCGGGGCGGCCGCTGAGCGACGCGGAGCTGGCGGCGCTGGCCAAGGAGGAGCTGGTGCGGAGGCTGCGGCAGGAGGAGGCGGAGAAGCTGGCGGCGCTGGTGCAGCGCGGCCGCCTCATGCAGGAGGTCAACCGGCAGCTGCAGGGCCACCTGGGCGAGATCCGCGAGCTCAAGCAGGTCAACCGGCGGCTGCAGGACGAGAACCGCGAGCTGCGCGACCTCTGCTGCTTCCTGGACCACGAGCGCCAGAAGGGCCGCCGCGTGGCCCGCGAGTGGCAGCTCTTCGGGGCGCACGCGTCCCGGGCCGTGCGCGACGAGCTGGCCGGCTGCTGGCAGAAGCTGGCGCAGCTCGAAGGCCGCCAGGACGAGCTGCTGCGCGAGAACCTGGCGCTCAAGGAGCTCTGCCTGGCGCTCGAGGAGGAGTGGGGCCCGCGGCCGGGCCCCGGGGCCGGAGCAGCCTCTGCCGCAGCCGCCGCcacgggaggaggaggaggaggaggaggagctggagcaggaggaggaggaggagcggcTGAGGCCGGGCCCGAGCCCCCCGGAGGCCCCGGAGGCGCCGGCCCTGACTGCCCGGGCGGTCCGGGGCCAGAGCTGGGGCTGCTCCCGTGCGGGGCCCGGGACGTGGGAGACGGCAGCTCGAGCACGGGCAGCGTGGGCAGCCCGGACCAGCTGCACCTGGCCTGCTCTCCAGACGACTGA
- the CTSW gene encoding cathepsin W, which yields MLSSQLFCLLGLLAMGSLAWNTFPRPGQSFHSLLPVTQDLRERFKAFQIQYNKSYPDAAEQEHRFKIFADNLARAQQLTEEHQGLAQFGMTQFSDLTEEEFRWLYQPSRPSYSEPRVKTGGYPRLQRLKTRSCDWRKAGVLNPVRDQKNCNSCWAIAAVGNVEALWAIKYQQHFNLSVQELLDCRCCGQGCEGGFVWDAYTTILKQSGLAEEQDYPYRPQLSNGCQKKIKKAWIHDFLMLLKEENYMAQYLAENGPITVSINAVLLQSYTKGVIKPGHNCDPEYVDHVVQLVGFGQIHNFTYWILKNSWGSHWGERGYFRLTRGNNACGITKYPLTAVLKGKSRALQMRCPS from the exons ATGCTCTCCTCTCAGCTCTTCTGCCTCCTGGGGCTGCTGGCCATGGGGAGCCTGGCCTGGAACACCTTCCCCCGACCGGGACAG AGCTTCCACAGCCTGCTGCCAGTCACCCAGGACCTCAGGGAGCGATTCAAGGCCTTTCAGATCCAGTACAACAAGAGCTACCCAGATGCAGCAG AACAAGAACATCGTTTTAAGATCTTTGCTGACAACCTGGCTCGAGCCCAGCAGCTGACGGAGGAGCACCAGGGTTTGGCCCAGTTTGGGATGACCCAGTTCAGTGACCTCACAG AGGAGGAATTTCGCTGGCTTTATCAACCATCCCGGCCCAGCTACTCAGAGCCCAGAGTGAAGACAGGAGGATACCCAAGACTGCAGAGGCTGAAGACTCGTTCCTGTGACTGGAGGAAGGCGGGAGTCCTGAATCCCGTGAGAGATCAG AAAAATTGCAACAGCTGTTGGGCCATTGCCGCTGTGGGCAATGTTGAAGCCTTATGGGCCATCAAGTACCAGCAGCACTTCAATCTCTCTGTGCAAG AGCTGCTGGACTGCCGCTGCTGTGGACAGGGCTGTGAGGGTGGCTTCGTCTGGGATGCCTACACGACCATCCTTAAACAAA GCGGCCTGGCCGAGGAGCAGGATTACCCCTACAGACCCCAGCTCTCCAATGGctgccaaaagaaaataaaaaaggcctGGATCCATGACTTCTTGATGCTGCTGAAGGAGGAGAATT ACATGGCCCAGTATTTGGCAGAAAATGGACCCATCACTGTCAGCATCAACGCGGTCCTCTTGCAG AGTTACACAAAAGGGGTGATCAAACCAGGGCACAACTGTGACCCTGAGTACGTGGACCACGTGGTGCAGCTGGTGGGCTTTGGCCAAA TCCACAACTTTACCTACTGGATCCTCAAGAACTCCTGGGGCAGCCACTGGGGAGAAAGG ggctaTTTCCGGTTGACACGGGGAAACAATGCCTGCGGCATCACAAAGTACCCACTGACTGCTGTGCTGAAGGGTAAAAGCCGGGCTCTCCAGATGCGATGCCCCAGTTGA
- the FIBP gene encoding acidic fibroblast growth factor intracellular-binding protein, translated as MTNELDIFVGNTTLIDEDVYRLWLDGYSVSDAVGLRVRSGILEQTGATAGVLQSDTMDHYRTFHMLERLLHTPPKLLHQLVFQIPPSRQALLIERYYAFDEAFVREVLGKKLSKGTKKDLDDISTKTGVTLKSCRRQFDNFKRVFKVVEEMRGSLAGNIQQHFLLSDRLARDYAAVVFFANNRFETGKKKLQYLTFGDLAFCAELMIQNWTPGAVDSQVDDMDVDLDKEFLQDLKELKVLVADKDLLDLHKSLVCTALRGKLSVFPEMEANFKNLSRGLVNIASKLTHTKDVRDLFVDLVEKFIEPCRSDRWPLNDVRLFLNQYSASVHSLDGFRHQALWDRYMVTLRSCLLRMYHD; from the exons ATGACCAACGAGCTGGACATCTTCGTGGGGAACACGACCCTCATCGACGAGGACGTGTATCGGCTCTGGCTGGACGGATATTCGG TGAGCGATGCGGTGGGGCTGCGAGTGCGCTCGGGCATCCTGGAGCAGACGGGAGCCACGGCGGGCGTGCTGCAGAGCGACACCATGGACCACTACCGCACTTTCCACATGCTGGAGCGCCTGCTGCATACGCCGCCCAAGCTGCTGCACCAGCTAGTCTTCCAGATCCCGCCCTCCCGGCAGGCCCTGCTCATCGAGAG GTACTATGCCTTTGATGAGGCCTTTGTCCGGGAGGTGCTGGGAAAGAAGCTGTCCAAGGGCACCAAGAAGGACCTGGATGACATCAGCACCAAGACCGGGGTGACCCTCAAGAGCTGCCGGAGACAG TTCGACAACTTCAAGAGAGTCTTCAAGGTGGTGGAGGAGATGCGGGGGTCCCTGGCCGGCAACATCCAGCAGCATTTCCTCCTCTCCGACCGGCTAGCCAG GGACTACGCGGCCGTGGTCTTCTTTGCCAACAACCGGTTTGAGACGGGCAAGAAGAAGCTTCAGTATCTCACCTTTGGGGACTTGGCCTTCTGTGCTGAACTGATGATTCAGAACTGGACGCCTGGCGCTGTGG ACTCTCAGGTGGACGACATGGATGTGGACCTGGACAAGGAGTTTCTCCAGGACCTGAAGGAGCTCAAGGTGCTGGTGGCCGACAAGGACCTGCTCGATCTGCACAAGAG cttGGTGTGCACTGCTCTCCGAGGGAAGCTCAGTGTCTTTCCAGAGATGGAAGCTAACTTCAAG AACCTGTCCCGAGGGCTGGTCAACATCGCCTCCAAGCTCACCCACACCAAGGACGTGCGAGACCTGTTTGTGGATCTGGTTGAAAAG TTTATAGAGCCGTGCCGCTCGGACCGGTGGCCGCTGAACGATGTCCGGCTCTTCCTGAACCAGTATTCTGCCTCCGTCCACTCCCTGGATGGCTTTCG GCACCAGGCCCTCTGGGATCGCTACATGGTCACGCTGCGCAGCTGCCTCCTGCGCATGTACCACGACTGA